The following are encoded together in the Capsulimonas corticalis genome:
- a CDS encoding right-handed parallel beta-helix repeat-containing protein, which produces MKTIFTHSLKTLAVGLAVAASAHSALATGLAHTYVSGTGNDSNAGDRTTPCATFQAALANTLPGGVITALDAGDYGPITINQAVTIDGSGAQASIVISANSATAITINGASSDTIILRHLSITGLPGTFTGVKVNTGNLILDDCKISGFQSYGLNMTGAGTAVVDDTIITGEYDGVSANSTGTMSLRNVTLQGNQYALDAEGGPLDISHSHITQSASVGVYAYASTLTISDCMISGSGTGVFADSDSVIRLIDNDILNNTIGIDTTGPGTVSTSGNNHKAGNGTPGAPTPGKAIVQQ; this is translated from the coding sequence ATGAAAACCATTTTTACACACAGTCTCAAAACCCTGGCGGTCGGCTTGGCCGTCGCCGCGTCGGCGCACTCGGCGCTGGCGACCGGCCTGGCTCACACCTATGTGTCCGGCACGGGAAACGACAGCAACGCTGGCGACCGCACCACGCCGTGCGCCACGTTCCAGGCGGCGCTCGCCAATACGCTGCCGGGCGGCGTCATCACGGCGTTGGACGCTGGGGACTACGGGCCTATCACCATCAATCAGGCGGTGACCATTGATGGTTCTGGGGCGCAGGCAAGTATTGTGATCTCCGCCAATTCGGCCACGGCGATCACGATCAATGGCGCGTCTTCCGATACGATCATTCTGCGTCATCTCTCCATTACCGGCCTGCCCGGTACGTTTACCGGGGTCAAGGTCAACACTGGTAATCTGATTCTGGATGATTGCAAGATTTCCGGGTTCCAAAGTTACGGACTGAACATGACCGGCGCCGGAACGGCGGTGGTGGATGACACGATCATTACCGGCGAGTATGATGGTGTCAGCGCGAACAGCACAGGCACGATGTCCCTGCGCAATGTCACGCTGCAAGGCAACCAATATGCTTTGGACGCTGAAGGCGGACCGCTTGACATCAGTCATTCACATATTACTCAGAGCGCGTCTGTCGGCGTGTATGCCTACGCCAGCACGCTGACCATATCGGACTGCATGATTTCCGGAAGCGGGACTGGAGTCTTTGCAGACTCGGACTCAGTGATCCGTTTGATCGACAACGATATTCTCAACAACACCATTGGCATCGACACGACTGGCCCCGGCACAGTCTCCACATCCGGCAACAACCACAAGGCGGGCAATGGGACGCCGGGCGCTCCGACCCCCGGCAAAGCCATCGTCCAGCAATAA
- a CDS encoding right-handed parallel beta-helix repeat-containing protein, translating to MKTIFTHSLKTLAVGLALAAPAHSALATGLAHTYVSGTGNDSNAGDRTTPCATFQAALANTLPGGVITALDAGDYGPVNITQAVTIDGSGTQASIVTESTTAISINAAASDTIILRGLAITNVPNGDPCNGVELDSGNMIVDGCKISGYLGPCNGIYVHHDGNTVVINTSVTGCGEGVFKDRPGAGLLSLRNVTLQGNGLGLDAEGTQTDISHSQITQNSGYGVYAYRGTLSVSGCMISGNGTGVYSDDGSVVRLINNDILNNTTGIFIIDASNGGTPGIVSSTGSNRKAGNATPGGVSPGKVIVQQ from the coding sequence ATGAAAACCATTTTTACACACAGTCTCAAAACTCTGGCGGTCGGTTTGGCCCTCGCCGCGCCGGCGCACTCGGCGCTGGCGACCGGCTTGGCTCACACCTACGTGTCCGGCACGGGAAACGACAGCAACGCCGGCGACCGCACCACGCCGTGCGCCACGTTCCAGGCGGCTCTCGCCAATACGCTGCCGGGCGGCGTCATTACCGCGCTGGACGCCGGGGATTACGGGCCGGTGAATATTACCCAGGCCGTGACGATTGATGGCTCGGGGACGCAGGCAAGCATCGTCACTGAGTCGACAACGGCGATTTCGATCAACGCGGCGGCTTCGGATACCATTATCTTACGGGGCCTCGCCATTACCAATGTCCCCAATGGCGATCCCTGCAACGGCGTCGAACTGGATTCCGGGAATATGATTGTGGATGGGTGCAAAATCTCCGGTTATCTTGGCCCCTGTAATGGGATTTATGTCCATCACGATGGCAACACCGTAGTGATAAACACAAGCGTGACAGGATGCGGCGAGGGCGTCTTCAAAGACAGGCCCGGCGCGGGCTTGCTGTCTCTGCGGAACGTAACCCTGCAAGGCAACGGCCTCGGCCTGGATGCGGAAGGGACCCAAACGGACATTAGCCATTCGCAGATCACGCAGAACTCAGGCTATGGCGTGTACGCCTATCGGGGGACGCTGAGTGTTTCCGGCTGCATGATTTCGGGCAATGGCACAGGGGTCTATTCCGACGACGGCTCGGTTGTTCGCTTGATCAACAACGATATTCTGAACAATACGACGGGGATTTTCATTATCGACGCCAGCAATGGCGGAACCCCTGGCATTGTATCCTCCACGGGGAGCAACCGCAAGGCCGGAAACGCCACCCCGGGCGGCGTGTCGCCGGGCAAAGTCATCGTCCAGCAGTAA